Proteins found in one Neomonachus schauinslandi chromosome 1, ASM220157v2, whole genome shotgun sequence genomic segment:
- the EPOR gene encoding erythropoietin receptor produces the protein MDHLWAYLWPGVRSLCLLLAGAAWASPPKPLDPKFESKAALLAARGPEELLCFTERLEDLVCFWEEAASAGVGPDNYSFFYQLEGEPWKPCSLHQAPTARGAVRFWCSLPTADTSSFVPLELRVTAVSSGAPRYHRIIHINEVVLLDPPAGLLARRADEGGHVVLRWLPPPGAPVASLIRYEVNISSGNVAGGAQKVEILDGRTECVLSNLRGGTRYTFMVRARMAEPSFGGFWSAWSEPASLLTASDLDPLILTLSLILVLILILLAVLALLSHRRALKQKIWPGIPSPESEFEGLFTTHKGNFQLWLYQNEGCLWWSPCTPFAEDPPAPLEVLSERCWGATQAVEPGAEDEGPLLEPVGSEHSQDTYLVLDKWLLPRNPPSEDLPRPDGGLDIVAMDKGSEASSCSSALSLKPGPEGALATSFEYTILDPSSQLLRPRALPPELPPTPPHIKYLYLMVSDSGISTDYSSGGSQGAQGDSSNGPFSNPYENSLIPAPEPSPPSYVTCS, from the exons ATGGATCACCTCTGGGCGTACCTCTGGCCTGGAGtccgctctctctgtctcttgctcgCTGGGGCCGCCTGGGCTTCCCCACCCAAACCCCTGGACCCCAAGTTTGAAAGTAAAG CGGCCCTGCTGGCTGCCCGCGGGCCCGAAGAGCTTCTGTGCTTCACCGAACGGTTGGAGGACTTGGTGTGTTTCTGGGAGGAAGCGGCAAGCGCCGGGGTCGGCCCCGACAACTACAGCTTCTTCTACCAGCTCGA GGGTGAGCCATGGAAGCCATGCAGCCTGCACCAGGCGCCCACGGCTCGCGGCGCTGTGCGTTTCTGGTGCTCGCTGCCCACGGCCGACACGTCGAGCTTCGTGCCCTTAGAGTTGCGCGTCACAGCGGTATCCTCGGGCGCTCCACGCTACCACCGTATCATCCACATCAACGAAGTAG TGCTCCTGGACCCCCCAGCGGGGCTGCTGGCGCGGCGGGCCGACGAGGGCGGCCACGTGGTACTGCGTTGGCTCCCGCCTCCTGGGGCCCCCGTGGCCAGCCTCATCCGCTACGAAGTGAACATCTCCTCTGGCAACGTCGCGGGGGGCGCACAGAAG gtgGAGATCCTGGATGGCCGCACTGAGTGCGTGCTGAGCAACCTTCGGGGCGGAACGCGTTACACCTTCATGGTACGCGCGCGTATGGCCGAGCCGAGCTTCGGTGGCTTCTGGAGCGCCTGGTCCGAGCCTGCGTCGCTGCTGACAGCTAGTG ACTTGGACCCCCTCATCCTGACGCTCTCCCTCATCCTCGTGCTCATCCTGATACTGCTGGCCGTGCTCGCCCTGCTCTCCCACCGCAG GGCTCTGAAGCAGAAGATCTGGCCTGGCATCCCAAGCCCTGAGAGTGAGTTTGAGGGCCTCTTCACCACCCACAAGGGTAACTTCCAG CTGTGGCTCTACCAGAATGAGGGCTGTCTTTGGTGGAGCCCCTGCACTCCCTTTGCAGAGGACCCACCCGCCCCCCTGGAAGTCCTCTCTGAGCGCTGCTGGGGGGCGACACAGGCGGTGGAGCcaggggcagaggatgagggacCCCTGCTGGAGCCAGTGGGCAGTGAACATAGCCAGGACACCTACCTGGTGCTGGACAAGTGGTTGCTGCCCCGGAACCCACCCAGTGAGGATCTCCCACGGCCTGATGGCGGTTTGGACATAGTAGCCATGGATAAAGGCTCAGAAGCATCCTCCTGCTCATCTGCTTTGTCCCTGAAGCCTGGGCCAGAGGGGGCCTTGGCTACCAGCTTTGAGTATACCATCCTGGATCCCAGCTCCCAGCTCTTGCGCCCAAGGGCACTGCCCCCtgagctgccccccaccccaccccacataaAGTACCTGTACCTCATGGTGTCTGACTCTGGCATCTCAACTGACTACAGCTCAGGGGGCTCCCAGGGAGCCCAGGGGGACTCATCGAATGGCCCCTTCTCGAACCCTTATGAGAACAGCCTCATCCCAGCCCCTGAGCCTTCACCTCCCAGCTATGTGACCTGCTCCTAG
- the SWSAP1 gene encoding ATPase SWSAP1, whose translation MAEVLRRVLSLGSSAESEEENTAEAGPPLLLLGGPGSGKTALLFAAALEAAGEGRGPVLFLTRRPLQSLPRARGATLDPLRLQKIRFQYPPSTHELLQLLCSAHEARGPTPSLVLLDGLEEYLVEDWGPQEAAYLAALLLDTAAHFSHQIGPGQGCGLIVALQIREEGDSGDALQLSLLQRYFPAQCWLQVDAPGPRQRCLRACLDPGGLGPRAEWWVAFRPDGEMTITPWPAQAGNPSSDKGSSSEDQP comes from the exons ATGGCGGAGGTGCTGAGGCGGGTGCTAAGCCTGGGCAGCTCGGCAGAGTCCGAGGAGGAGAACACGGCTGAAGCTGGACCGCCCTTGCTGCTCCTCGGCGGTCCAGGGTCTGGAAAGACGGCGCTGCTATTCGCGGCGGCCCTGGAAGCGGCAGGAGAGGGCCGAGGCCCCGTCCTCTTCCTCACCCGGAGGCCTCTTCAAAGCCTGCCCCGCGCGAGAGGAGCAACGCTCGACCCCCTGCGGCTACAG AAGATCCGCTTTCAGTACCCACCGTCAACCCATGAACTCCTTCAGCTTCTGTGCTCTGCCCATGAGGCCCGAGGCCCAACGCCCTCCCTCGTGCTGCTGGATGGCCTGGAGGAGTACCTAGTGGAAGACTGGGGGCCCCAGGAAGCGGCTTACTTGGCTGCCCTGCTTCTAGACACAGCTGCCCACTTCAGCCACCAGATTGGGCCTGGCCAGGGCTGTGGGCTCATTGTGGCCCTCCAGATCCGGGAAGAGGGAGACAGTGGGGATGCCCTGCAGCTGTCGCTGCTCCAGCGGTATTTCCCTGCCCAGTGCTGGCTGCAGGTGGATGCACCAGGCCCCAGACAACGCTGCCTCCGAGCCTGCCTGGATCCAGGTGGGCTGGGCCCTAGAGCAGAGTGGTGGGTGGCTTTCCGACCAGATGGAGAGATGACAATCACCCCATGGCCTGCCCAGGCTGGTAACCCCAGCTCAGACAAAGGTTCAAGTTCTGAAGACCAGCCTTGA
- the RGL3 gene encoding ral guanine nucleotide dissociation stimulator-like 3 isoform X2 gives MDRTAGKELALAPLQDWGEETEDGAVYSVSLRRQLSQRLSPGAGPGGSQAPSPAADAFLHYRTSKVRALRAARLEQLVRELVSGDHEQDPGFVPAFLATHRAFVSTARVLGLLLPPPPPPLPPGIEIKKTEGGGLRVNKNLRAVVSVLGSWLRDHPQDFRDPPAHSDLGSVRTFLGWAAPAGPEAQEAEKLLGDFLEAERKQEEEQPEAWAGPLGATQTPRPDSPEGCSEEEEGLVREGPELLDFGVDEVAEQLTLLDAELFSRVRPCECLGSVWSQRDRPGATSAAPTVRATVTQFNMVIGCVLGSVLGEQGLAAPQRAQRLEKWIRVAQRCRELRNFSSLRAILSALQSNPIYRLKRSWGAVSRERLSTFRKLSQIFSDENNHLSSREILSQEEATEGPQEEDTLPGSLPPKLPPGLVPYLGTFLTDLVMLDTALPDMLEGDLINFEKRRKEWEILAHIQQLQKRCRSYCLSPRAPVLAALRTQRQLSEEQSYRVSRVIEPPAASCPSSPRIRRRISLTKRLSAKLSRERGSSPGGSPGDPSSPTSSLSPGSPPSSPRTRDPPPGSPPASPGSQGPSTKLSLSPDLPGSRPLTLPLSSSHISLPGQQGSEARVIRVSIDNDHGNLYRSILLTSQDKAPSVVQRALEKHNVAQPWARDYQLFQVLPGDRELLIPDNANVFYAMSPAIPGDFVLRRKERARLTATVSST, from the exons ATGGATCGGACAGCGGGCAAGGAGCTCGCCCTG GCGCCACTGCAAGACTGGGGCGAGGAGACCGAGGACGGAGCGGTGTACAGCGTCTCCCTGCGTCGTCAGCTCAGTCAGCGCTTGAGCCCCGGGGCAGGGCCCGGGGGCAGCCAG GCCCCCAGCCCCGCTGCGGATGCCTTCCTCCATTACCGCACGAGCAAGGTGCGGGCGCTGAGGGCGGCGAGGCTGGAGCAGCTGGTGCGGGAATTGGTGTCTGGAGACCACGAGCAGGACCCGGGCTTTGTGCCTGCCTTCCTGGCCACCCACAGGGCCTTTGTGTCCACCGCCCGTGTGCTGGGCCTtctcctgccaccaccaccaccgcccctGCCTCCAGG GATAGAGATCaagaagacagagggaggaggtCTGCGTGTCAACAAGAATTTAAG gGCTGTGGTGTCCGTGCTGGGCTCCTGGCTGCGGGATCACCCTCAGGATTTCCGGGATCCCCCTGCCCACTCGGACCTAGGCAGCGTCCGCACATTTCTGGGCTGGGCGGCCCCAGCAGGGCCTGAGGCCCAGGAAGCAGAGAAGCTGCTGGGAGATTTCCTGGAGGCTGAGCGAAAGCAGGAAGAGGAGCAGCCTGAGGCATgggcag GACCTCTTGGAGCTACCCAGACCCCCCGCCCAGATTCCCCGGAAGGCTGttcagaagaggaggaaggactGGTGCGTGAAGGCCCTGAGCTCCTAGACTTCGGTGTAGACGAAGTGGCCGAACAGCTGACGCTGCTGGACGCG gAGCTCTTTTCGCGCGTGCGGCCCTGCGAGTGCCTGGGCTCCGTGTGGTCACAGCGGGACCGTCCGGGGGCCACGAGCGCTGCCCCCACGGTGCGCGCCACCGTGACCCAGTTCAACATGGTGATCGGTTGCgtgctgggctccgtgctgggagAGCAGGGCCTGGCAGCCCCACAGAGGGCGCAGCGGCTGGAGAAGTGGATCCGCGTCGCCCAG cGCTGCCGGGAACTGCGGAACTTTTCCTCGCTGCGGGCGATACTGTCCGCCCTACAGTCTAACCCCATATACAGGCTCAAGCGCAGCTGGGGTGCCGTCAGCAG GGAACGGTTATCCACTTTCAGAAAACTTTCGCAGATTTTCTCCGATGAGAACAACCACCTCAGTAGTAGAGAGATTCTTTCCCAG GAGGAGGCCACCGAGGGCCCCCAAGAGGAGGACACCCTCCCAGGAAGCCTGCCCCCA AAACTGCCCCCGGGCCTTGTCCCCTACCTTGGCACCTTTCTCACGGACCTGGTTATGCTGGACACAGCCCTGCCGGACATGCTGGAG GGGGATCTCATCAACTttgagaagaggaggaag GAGTGGGAGATCCTGGCCCACATCCAGCAGCTGCAGAAGCGATGTCGGAGCTACTGCTTGAGCCCCCGTGCACCTGTCCTGGCTGCCCTGCGCACCCAGCGCCAGCTCAGCGAGGAGCAGAG CTACCGAGTCTCCCGTGTCATTGAGCCACCTGCTGCTTCCTGTCCCAGCTCCCCACGCATCCGGCGGCGAATTAGCCTCACCAAGCGCCTCAGTGC AAAGCTGTCCCGAGAGAGGGGCTCATCCCCTGGTGGGAGTCCTGGggatccctcctcccccacctccag TCTGTCCCCAGGGTCCCCCCCATCTAGTCCTAGAACCAGAGACCCTCCTCCTGGCAGTCCCCCGGCCTCTCCAGGGTCCCAGGGCCCCAGCACCAAG CTCTCCTTGAGCCCGGACCTGCCGGGCTCCCGGCCCTTGACTTTGCCCCTGAGCAGCTCTCACATCTCCTTACCGGGGCAGCAGGGATCGGAGGCTCGAGTCATCCGCGTCAGCATTGACAATGACCACGGGAACCTGTATCGGAGCATCTTG CTCACTAGTCAGGACAAGGCCCCCAGCGTGGTGCAGCGAGCCCTGGAAAAGCACAATGTGGCTCAGCCCTGGGCCCGGGACTACCAGCTCTTCCAAGTTCTTCCTGGGGACAGGG AGCTCCTGATTCCTGACAACGCCAATGTCTTCTACGCAATGAGTCCAGCCATCCCCGGAGACTTTGTGCTGCGGCGGAAGGAGAGGGCCCGGCTCACAGCCACAGTCTCCTCAACCTGA
- the RGL3 gene encoding ral guanine nucleotide dissociation stimulator-like 3 isoform X1, protein MDRTAGKELALAPLQDWGEETEDGAVYSVSLRRQLSQRLSPGAGPGGSQAPSPAADAFLHYRTSKVRALRAARLEQLVRELVSGDHEQDPGFVPAFLATHRAFVSTARVLGLLLPPPPPPLPPGIEIKKTEGGGLRVNKNLRAVVSVLGSWLRDHPQDFRDPPAHSDLGSVRTFLGWAAPAGPEAQEAEKLLGDFLEAERKQEEEQPEAWAGPLGATQTPRPDSPEGCSEEEEGLVREGPELLDFGVDEVAEQLTLLDAELFSRVRPCECLGSVWSQRDRPGATSAAPTVRATVTQFNMVIGCVLGSVLGEQGLAAPQRAQRLEKWIRVAQRCRELRNFSSLRAILSALQSNPIYRLKRSWGAVSRERLSTFRKLSQIFSDENNHLSSREILSQEEATEGPQEEDTLPGSLPPKLPPGLVPYLGTFLTDLVMLDTALPDMLEGDLINFEKRRKEWEILAHIQQLQKRCRSYCLSPRAPVLAALRTQRQLSEEQSYRVSRVIEPPAASCPSSPRIRRRISLTKRLSAKLSRERGSSPGGSPGDPSSPTSRLCISPSLSPGSPPSSPRTRDPPPGSPPASPGSQGPSTKLSLSPDLPGSRPLTLPLSSSHISLPGQQGSEARVIRVSIDNDHGNLYRSILLTSQDKAPSVVQRALEKHNVAQPWARDYQLFQVLPGDRELLIPDNANVFYAMSPAIPGDFVLRRKERARLTATVSST, encoded by the exons ATGGATCGGACAGCGGGCAAGGAGCTCGCCCTG GCGCCACTGCAAGACTGGGGCGAGGAGACCGAGGACGGAGCGGTGTACAGCGTCTCCCTGCGTCGTCAGCTCAGTCAGCGCTTGAGCCCCGGGGCAGGGCCCGGGGGCAGCCAG GCCCCCAGCCCCGCTGCGGATGCCTTCCTCCATTACCGCACGAGCAAGGTGCGGGCGCTGAGGGCGGCGAGGCTGGAGCAGCTGGTGCGGGAATTGGTGTCTGGAGACCACGAGCAGGACCCGGGCTTTGTGCCTGCCTTCCTGGCCACCCACAGGGCCTTTGTGTCCACCGCCCGTGTGCTGGGCCTtctcctgccaccaccaccaccgcccctGCCTCCAGG GATAGAGATCaagaagacagagggaggaggtCTGCGTGTCAACAAGAATTTAAG gGCTGTGGTGTCCGTGCTGGGCTCCTGGCTGCGGGATCACCCTCAGGATTTCCGGGATCCCCCTGCCCACTCGGACCTAGGCAGCGTCCGCACATTTCTGGGCTGGGCGGCCCCAGCAGGGCCTGAGGCCCAGGAAGCAGAGAAGCTGCTGGGAGATTTCCTGGAGGCTGAGCGAAAGCAGGAAGAGGAGCAGCCTGAGGCATgggcag GACCTCTTGGAGCTACCCAGACCCCCCGCCCAGATTCCCCGGAAGGCTGttcagaagaggaggaaggactGGTGCGTGAAGGCCCTGAGCTCCTAGACTTCGGTGTAGACGAAGTGGCCGAACAGCTGACGCTGCTGGACGCG gAGCTCTTTTCGCGCGTGCGGCCCTGCGAGTGCCTGGGCTCCGTGTGGTCACAGCGGGACCGTCCGGGGGCCACGAGCGCTGCCCCCACGGTGCGCGCCACCGTGACCCAGTTCAACATGGTGATCGGTTGCgtgctgggctccgtgctgggagAGCAGGGCCTGGCAGCCCCACAGAGGGCGCAGCGGCTGGAGAAGTGGATCCGCGTCGCCCAG cGCTGCCGGGAACTGCGGAACTTTTCCTCGCTGCGGGCGATACTGTCCGCCCTACAGTCTAACCCCATATACAGGCTCAAGCGCAGCTGGGGTGCCGTCAGCAG GGAACGGTTATCCACTTTCAGAAAACTTTCGCAGATTTTCTCCGATGAGAACAACCACCTCAGTAGTAGAGAGATTCTTTCCCAG GAGGAGGCCACCGAGGGCCCCCAAGAGGAGGACACCCTCCCAGGAAGCCTGCCCCCA AAACTGCCCCCGGGCCTTGTCCCCTACCTTGGCACCTTTCTCACGGACCTGGTTATGCTGGACACAGCCCTGCCGGACATGCTGGAG GGGGATCTCATCAACTttgagaagaggaggaag GAGTGGGAGATCCTGGCCCACATCCAGCAGCTGCAGAAGCGATGTCGGAGCTACTGCTTGAGCCCCCGTGCACCTGTCCTGGCTGCCCTGCGCACCCAGCGCCAGCTCAGCGAGGAGCAGAG CTACCGAGTCTCCCGTGTCATTGAGCCACCTGCTGCTTCCTGTCCCAGCTCCCCACGCATCCGGCGGCGAATTAGCCTCACCAAGCGCCTCAGTGC AAAGCTGTCCCGAGAGAGGGGCTCATCCCCTGGTGGGAGTCCTGGggatccctcctcccccacctccag GCTCTGCATCTCCCCCAGTCTGTCCCCAGGGTCCCCCCCATCTAGTCCTAGAACCAGAGACCCTCCTCCTGGCAGTCCCCCGGCCTCTCCAGGGTCCCAGGGCCCCAGCACCAAG CTCTCCTTGAGCCCGGACCTGCCGGGCTCCCGGCCCTTGACTTTGCCCCTGAGCAGCTCTCACATCTCCTTACCGGGGCAGCAGGGATCGGAGGCTCGAGTCATCCGCGTCAGCATTGACAATGACCACGGGAACCTGTATCGGAGCATCTTG CTCACTAGTCAGGACAAGGCCCCCAGCGTGGTGCAGCGAGCCCTGGAAAAGCACAATGTGGCTCAGCCCTGGGCCCGGGACTACCAGCTCTTCCAAGTTCTTCCTGGGGACAGGG AGCTCCTGATTCCTGACAACGCCAATGTCTTCTACGCAATGAGTCCAGCCATCCCCGGAGACTTTGTGCTGCGGCGGAAGGAGAGGGCCCGGCTCACAGCCACAGTCTCCTCAACCTGA